The segment GAGACTGAGCACGACTTCGTCCGTCAGCACGTTCGCGCCGCCCACGAGCCCGGTGAGCCCGCCTTGCGTAACGACCGCCTGCTTGTATTTCGTGCAGAGAGCGAGCGCCTTGGCGGCTTCCTCCGTGTTGCGCGGCCGGACAATGGCCGAAGGCGTCGCGCCCGGCAACCCGCTCCAGTCCACGACGCGCCGGTCGCCGAACTCTTCGGGCAACGCGACGACTTCCGCGCCAAGGGTTTCGCGCAAGGCGCTCACTGCTTCGCGTGCGGTCATTTGATGCTCGTCTCCATGCTGTTTTTGCGGATCACCAGACAGTGTAGCCACCGTCCATGACGAGGTCCGAACCGGTCACGAAGGCGCCTGCGCGCGAAGCGAGGAACACCACCCCGGGCGCGATTTCATCGGGCGTCGCCATGCGGGCGAGCGGCGTGCCGTCGATCCACACCTTGCGCCACGTTTCGTTTTCGAAGCCGCGTTTCGTGAGTTCGGTGCCGACATATCCCGGCGATATCGAATTGACGCGCACGCCATCCGCGGCCCATTCCGCCGCGAGCGAGCGCGTCAAATGAATCACGCCCGCCTTCGATGCGTTGTACGACGCCTGCGGCTGCGGCTTGTTGGCGATCGACCCGCTCATGCTCGCGATGTTCACAATGCGCCCAAACTTCTGCCGCGTCATGTGCCGCGCGGCGCTTCGGCAGCAATAGAACACGCCGTCGAGGTTGACCGCGAGCACCGCGCGCCAGGCGGCATCGTCGGTTTCGAGCGCGGAGGCATTCTTTACGATGCCAGCGTTGTTCACGAGCACGTCGAGCTTGCCGTGACGCGCGACGACGGTATCGAAGGCTTGATCGACAGACGATGAATCCGTCACGTCCAGTGCGACGAACGTGCCGCCGATTTCCTGCGCGGCCTTTTGTCCGAGCGTTTCATCGCGATCCGCGACGACGACCGTCGCGCCCGCGCTCTTCAAGCCTGTCGCAATCGCAAAGCCGATGCCTTGCGCCGCGCCCGTCACCACGCAGACATCGCCATCCAGACGGAAGGCATCCAGTGTCGAACTCATGTGCGCGCTCCTTCGAAGACGACGATATCCGCCGTGCCATCCGCGTGACCGACGATCATCTCGCTTGCAATGCCGGTGAAGAGGCCGTGTTCGACCACGCCCGGAATGGCGTTGAAGCGCGGCGACAGCGCGAGCGGCTCGGGAATGGCTTCGAGATGACAGTCGAGAATCCAGTTGCCGCTGTCGGTGACGACGAGTTCGCCATTCTTCACGCGCCGCTCGATACGCACGCTTTCGTCGAAGCCCGCCGAGACGAACAGATCGCGCAGCAAACGCTCCGTGCTCTGCCAGCCGAACTGGATGATCTCGATAGGCAAGGGAAAGCGCCCGAGCGTATCGAAGACTTTCTTATCGTCGACGACAGCGACCATCTTGCGCGATGCCGCCGCCACGATCTTTTCCCACAGAAGACACGCGCCGCCGCCCTTGATCATGCTGCCCTGATGATCGATCTCGTCCGCGCCGTCGATAGTCACGTCGAGCCGGTCGATCTGCCCTAGATCGGTCAACGGCACACCGAGTTCGAGCGCAAGCTCACGCGTGGCGTTCGACGTCGGCACGCCGACGATATCGAGCCCGTCCTTCACGCGCGGCGCGAGCGCACGCACGAACCAGTGCGAGGTCGTGCCCGAACCGAGACCCACCTTCATGCCCGGCTTCAGATAGTGATCGACCGCCTTGTTGCCAGAAACGAGTTTTGCTTCGTCCTGTTTCGATGCGGGTTTGAGCTGGGCATAGCCCGGTTCGATATACGTAGCCAATTGCGTCTCCGTTGACTTGCTTAGTCCATGAATTTGTCGGTGAACCACGGGTCGAGCGCGGCGAGATTGTCGGGCAACTCGCGGCCTTGAGCGAGGCCGAGCATTGCCACGAGCATGTTCACCACGAGCAGATGGTTGATCCGCGCCGTGAGCGGCGTGTACAGCTCGGTGTTCTCATAGGCGGGCACGGCAATGGTCAGATCGCACGTCTGCGCGAGTCGCGAGCCGGGCGCGCAAATGGCGATGGTGATTGCACCCTTGCCCTTGGCCATGGCAGCGGCCATTACGAGCGACTTGGTCGAGCCGGAATGCGAGAAGAACACGGCCACTTCGTCGTTGCGCAAGGTTGGCGCGAGCAGCAACTGACGCTGGCTTTCGAGCACTACGCGGCAATGCAGCCCCAAGCGAAAGAACTTGTGCTCGGCATCGAAGGCAATGGTTTCGGAGATGCCGAGGCCGAACAGAAAGATGCCCTTCGCCTCGATCAGATACTTGGCCGCGC is part of the Caballeronia sp. TF1N1 genome and harbors:
- a CDS encoding MurR/RpiR family transcriptional regulator, with translation MRNDLLRRIALEHPALTGATLRIADVLLGAPEAALKMSMAELSEAAQTSDPTVVRFFRRFECADYQDFKVRLGQGLIPQAPFDYEAITNADAPENVCNKIINNSLHAIQRFAKDVDASAIERAAKYLIEAKGIFLFGLGISETIAFDAEHKFFRLGLHCRVVLESQRQLLLAPTLRNDEVAVFFSHSGSTKSLVMAAAMAKGKGAITIAICAPGSRLAQTCDLTIAVPAYENTELYTPLTARINHLLVVNMLVAMLGLAQGRELPDNLAALDPWFTDKFMD
- a CDS encoding SDR family NAD(P)-dependent oxidoreductase encodes the protein MSSTLDAFRLDGDVCVVTGAAQGIGFAIATGLKSAGATVVVADRDETLGQKAAQEIGGTFVALDVTDSSSVDQAFDTVVARHGKLDVLVNNAGIVKNASALETDDAAWRAVLAVNLDGVFYCCRSAARHMTRQKFGRIVNIASMSGSIANKPQPQASYNASKAGVIHLTRSLAAEWAADGVRVNSISPGYVGTELTKRGFENETWRKVWIDGTPLARMATPDEIAPGVVFLASRAGAFVTGSDLVMDGGYTVW
- the rpiA gene encoding ribose-5-phosphate isomerase RpiA is translated as MATYIEPGYAQLKPASKQDEAKLVSGNKAVDHYLKPGMKVGLGSGTTSHWFVRALAPRVKDGLDIVGVPTSNATRELALELGVPLTDLGQIDRLDVTIDGADEIDHQGSMIKGGGACLLWEKIVAAASRKMVAVVDDKKVFDTLGRFPLPIEIIQFGWQSTERLLRDLFVSAGFDESVRIERRVKNGELVVTDSGNWILDCHLEAIPEPLALSPRFNAIPGVVEHGLFTGIASEMIVGHADGTADIVVFEGART